Proteins encoded together in one Impatiens glandulifera chromosome 1, dImpGla2.1, whole genome shotgun sequence window:
- the LOC124918728 gene encoding inorganic pyrophosphatase 2-like has translation MEDIVIVFDFDKTIIELDSDNWVVDELGATDLFNQLLPTMPWNTLMDVMMNELHSRGKTIADIVNVLSRSPIHPRVIPAIRTAYALGCDLRVVSDANLFFIETILNSLGIRQCFSEINTNPGYVDDEGRLRISPYHDFHSCSHGCDLCPPNMCKGKIIEKMQASLVEEEMSMKKKRIIYLGDGAGDFCPSLRLREGVDFMMPRKNFPVWDLICKNRMLVKAEVHEWNDGEELERVLLFLIHKISLEQEEEALLHSITTEVRLLDRMPPCPRLNLTI, from the exons ATGGAAGACATTGTAATTGTGTTCGACTTCGACAAGACCATCATAGAACTAGACAGCGACAATTGGGTCGTCGATGAATTGGGTGCTACCGATTTGTTCAATCAACTCCTTCCCACCATGCCTTGGAACACCCTCATG GATGTGATGATGAATGAGCTTCATTCACGTGGGAAAACCATTGCCGATATTGTCAATGTGCTCAGCCGTTCTCCGATACATCCCCGCGTCATTCCCGCAATCAGAACCGCTTATGCTCTGGG GTGTGATTTGAGGGTAGTAAGTGATGCCAATTTGTTCTTTATCGAAACCATTCTGAACAGTCTCGGGATTCGTCAATGTTTTTCGGAGATCAATACGAATCCCGGCTACGTTGATGATGAGGGAAGATTAAGGATTTCTCCTTATCATGATTTTCATTCTTGCTCTCATGGCTGCGATCTTTGCCCACCAAACATGTGCAAg GGTAAGATAATAGAGAAAATGCAAGCTTCATTAGTGGAGGAAGAGATgtctatgaagaagaagaggatcaTCTATCTTGGTGATGGAGCTGGAGACTTTTGCCCGAGTTTGAGATTGAGAGAAGGAGTTGATTTCATGATGCCAAGGAAGAACTTCCCTGTTTGGGATTTGATTTGCAAGAACCGGATGCTTGTCAAGGCAGAGGTGCATGAGTGGAATGATGGAGAAGAATTGGAGAGGGTTTTGCTCTTCTTAATTCATAAGATCAGCTTGGAACAAGAAGAAGAGGCACTACTACATTCAATCACCACCGAAGTTAGGTTGCTCGATAGGATGCCTCCATGCCCAAGACTCAATTTAACAATTTGA
- the LOC124920539 gene encoding serine/threonine protein phosphatase 2A 55 kDa regulatory subunit B beta isoform-like isoform X1 — protein MDATDADGAAAPPPPPLDWKFSQVFGERTAGEEVQEVDIISAIEFDKTGNHLATGDRGGRVVLFERADKKDHGGSRRGLEMMDYSVSRHPEFRYKTEFQSHEPEFDYLKSLEIEEKINKIRWCQTANGSIFMLSTNDKTIKLWKVLEKKVKKISEMNIDPSKTAGNGSIGSSISSGLKPLPVNGSHPDKCFNSLTSDFTFPPGGISSLRFPVVTSHDTSLVARCRRVYAHAHDYHINSISNNSDGETFISADDLRVNLWNLEISNQSFNIVDVKPSNMEDLTEVITSAEFHPTHCNMLAYSSSKGSIRLIDLRQSALCDTHSKLFEEQEAPGSRSFFTEIIASISDIKFGKEGRYILSRDYMTLKLWDINMDSGPVTTFQVHEHLRPRLCDLYDNDSIFDKFECCLSGDGLRVASGSYSNLFRVFGSSTGSTEATSLEASKNPMRNQTQIPSRPSRSISSLTRVVRRENQGVDANGNAFDFTTKLLHLAWHPTENSIACAAANSLYMYYA, from the exons ATGGACGCTACTGATGCAGATGGCGCGGCTGctcctccgccgccgccgctcGACTGGAAATTCTCCCAGGTCTTCGGCGAACGGACAGCCGGTGAAGAGGTTCAAGAAG TTGATATCATTTCAGCTATTGAATTTGATAAGACTGGCAACCATCTTGCTACGGGTGATCGTGGGGGTAGAGTTGTATTGTTTGAAAGAGCTGATAAAAAGGAT CATGGTGGAAGCAGAAGAGGTTTGGAAATGATGGATTATTCAGTTAGTAGACATCCAGAATTCCGCTACAAAACAGAGTTTCAGAGTCATGAACCAGAG TTTGATTATCTCAAGAGTTTGGAGATAGAAGAGAAAATCAACAAAATTCGATGGTGCCAGACAGCTAATGGTTCAATATTTATGCTATCTACCAATGATAAAACCATTAAGTTGTGGAAG GTTCTAGAAAAGAAGGTTAAGAAAATCTCTGAAATGAATATAGATCCTTCAAAAACTGCTGGAAATGGTAGCATTGGTTCGAGCATCTCTTCTGGCCTTAAACCATTGCCTGTAAATGGTAGTCACCCTGACAAATGCTTCAATAGTCTGACCAGTGACTTCACATTCCCACCAGGCGGAATTTCATCTCTACGTTTTCCAGTG GTAACAAGTCATGACACCAGCCTCGTTGCAAGATGTAGAAGGGTATATGCTCATGCACATGATTACCACATCAattctatttcaaataatag TGACGGTGAAACATTTATATCGGCTGATGACCTGCGGGTAAACCTTTGGAACTTGGAAATTAGCAATCAAAGCTTCAATATTGTTGATGTGAAGCCTTCAAATATGGAGGACCTAACTG AGGTGATAACATCAGCAGAATTTCATCCCACACATTGTAATATGTTGGCATATAGTAGTTCAAAAGGATCGATTCGCCTTATTGATTTGCGTCAATCAGCTCTATGTGATACCCACTCTAAGTT ATTTGAGGAACAAGAGGCACCTGGTTCAAGGTCTTTTTTCACTGAAATAATAGCATCAATTTCAGATATAAAATTTGGAAAGGAAGGCAGGTACATCCTGAGTCGTGATTATATGACACTTAAG TTGTGGGACATTAATATGGATTCGGGTCCAGTGACAACATTTCAGGTTCACGAGCATCTTAGACCCAGG CTTTGTGATCTTTATGACAATGACTCCATCTTTGATAAATTTGAATGTTGCTTGAGTGGAGATGGTCTCCGTGTGGCATCGGGTTCCTACAG CAATCTTTTCCGAGTGTTTGGATCTTCTACTGGAAGCACAGAAGCAACTTCATTGGAGGCTAGCAAAAATCCCATGAG GAATCAAACTCAGATTCCATCTAGGCCATCCCGATCCATTAGTAGTTTGACACGAGTTGTCAGACGAG AGAACCAAGGAGTGGATGCAAATGGGAATGCTTTTGATTTCACTACAAAATTGCTCCACTTAGCCTGGCATCCAACAGAAAATTCAATTGCTTGTGCGGCAGCTAACAGCCTATACATGTATTATGCATGA
- the LOC124918727 gene encoding dof zinc finger protein DOF3.1-like — MQDPSSSFPQIRPPPFPEHQHLKCPRCDSMNTKFCYYNNYNLSQPRHFCKSCRRYWTKGGILRNIPVGGGTRKNNNNNNAAKQRLSNKKNSSSSSSNVLPPSPPPVVAVRESFPTFFGNEMQTLDTCGSFSPLLTSDYQFGNLLCSNGVAAAADEMRDLEAELNLQGGGGGGDFSGTNWPDLSIYTPGSTYL, encoded by the coding sequence ATGCAAGACCCTTCTTCATCTTTCCCTCAAATCAGACCACCACCATTTCCAGAGCACCAACACTTGAAATGCCCTCGTTGCGATTCAATGAACACCAAGTTCTGTTATTACAACAATTACAATCTCTCTCAACCACGACATTTCTGCAAGAGTTGCCGTCGTTATTGGACCAAAGGAGGCATTCTTCGTAACATTCCCGTCGGCGGCGGAACACgtaagaacaacaacaacaacaacgcCGCCAAACAACGTCTTTCCAACAAGAAAAActcatcatcatcgtcttctAACGTTCTTCCTCCTTCCCCGCCGCCAGTCGTGGCCGTGCGGGAATCTTTCCCCACGTTTTTCGGCAACGAAATGCAAACGTTGGATACTTGCGGGAGTTTCAGCCCCTTGTTGACGTCCGATTATCAATTCGGCAATTTGCTCTGTTCGAACGGAGTGGCGGCGGCGGCAGATGAGATGAGAGATTTAGAGGCGGAGTTGAATTTACAAGGCggcggtggtggtggagatttTAGTGGTACTAATTGGCCCGACCTTTCAATTTACACTCCAGGTTCTACTTATCTGtaa
- the LOC124920538 gene encoding anoctamin-like protein At1g73020, which translates to MNGQEDENEAPFEVAVVVTKREREDGDECYDAVDVLVDQFRKVGLIVDRAVGLQHEFIKLAATLQVLGKAASELQLKKQTHIGVDVQFQWEETGAFVRQIDGSLFSWSERYQCYHHLVYGIVNESDSYIALKYESKELCWNTGESLVRKLETESIVKEIFPLHDEIKRKPLQRTWALNWWDFTEQPLNEIYSYFDTKIAVYFAFLGMYTRWLLFPAAFGLTIQIVDFGALQLLVLPAFFISIVTWAALFFQFWKRKNSALLARWKISHSIGPYPGYKIMDTEDIQIPLEKVEKKGSLKQLNEKELYQREEWSGRLMRFRNDAIIILSIICLQLPFELAYAHLYEKIVSDLLKFGLTAVYLFSIQYFTRLASKISVNMIRKHEKSDNTEYRARSLVYKVFGLYFMQSYIGLFYHILLHRNLRTLRQVLIQRLIVSQVIENLVETSLPYLKYSYRKFGAVRNKKRCDKGATAGKKVSILRVEKDFMKPAYCASIGEGLDDGLFDDLLELALQFGLVMMFACAFPPAFAFAVLNNITEIRTDALKLLVMLRRPVPHASVTIGAWINIFQFLLVVSICTNSLLLACLYDQEGKWKVEPGLAAILIMEHLLLFIKFGFSRLVPEEPAWVRASRMKNAAEAQNRYSQQLLRSISGERKRD; encoded by the exons ATGAATGGGCAGGAAGATGAAAACGAAGCTCCTTTTGAGGTAGCGGTTGTGGTTACAAAGAGGGAAAGAGAAGATGGCGATGAGTGCTATGATGCTGTTGATGTTCTTGTTGATCAATTCAGGAAGGTTGGTTTAATCGTTGATAGAGCTGTTGGGCTCCAACATGAATTTATAAAG TTGGCAGCAACTCTCCAAGTGTTGGGAAAGGCTGCGTCTGAGTTACAACTGAAGAAACAAACGCATATCG GGGTGGACGTACAGTTTCAGTGGGAAGAGACTGGAGCTTTCGTCAGACAAATCGACGGTTCTCTCTTCAGTTGGAGTGAGCGTTACCAATGTTATCATCACTTGGTTTATGGAATA gTAAACGAGAGTGATTCCTATATAGCCCTAAAGTATGAGAGCAAAGAGTTGTGCTGGAATACTGGGGAATCACTTGTTCGAAAGCTTGAAACGGAATCTATTGTGAAAGAAATCTTTCCGTTGCATG atgaaataaaaAGGAAGCCGCTTCAGAGAACTTGGGCACTCAATTGGTGGGATTTCACTGAACAGCCTCTTAATGAGATCTATTCATATTTTGACACCAAG ATTGCGGTTTATTTTGCGTTTCTGGGAATGTATACACGATGGCTCTTGTTTCCAGCTGCATTTGGATTAACAATACAGATAGTTGATTTTGG AGCTTTACAGCTATTGGTACTTCCCGCCTTCTTCATAAGCATTGTAACATGGGCTGCACTGTTTTTCCAGTTCTGGAAACGTAAAAACTCCGCTCTTTTGGCCAG ATGGAAAATTAGTCATTCAATTGGACCATACCCTGGATATAAAATTATGGACACTGAGGATATACAGATCCCTTTGGAGAAAGTGGAGAAGAAAGGAAGCCTCAAACAGTTGAACGAGAAGGAGTTATATCAGCGAGAGGAATGGTCTGGACGGCTGATGAGATTCAGAAATGACGCCATAATTATCTTAAGCATCATATGTCTCCAGCTTCCATTTGAATTAGCTTATGCTCATCTCTATGAGAAGATCGTATCTGACCTTCTGAA GTTTGGACTTACAGCAGTCTATCTGTTTTCCATCCAATATTTCACGAGACTTGCAAGCAAAATATCAGTTAATATGATCAGAAAACATGAAAAGAGTGATAATACTGAATACAGGGCTCGGAGCCTGGTTTACAAG GTGTTTGGTCTGTACTTTATGCAGTCGTATATTGGACTTTTCTATCACATACTTCTGCATCGCAACTTAAGAACCCTTCGACAAGTTTTGATTCAGCGGTTGATAGTTTCACAG GTGATTGAAAATCTAGTAGAGACTTCTCTTCCGTATCTCAAGTACAGTTACAGAAAATTTGGAGCTGTTCG AAACAAGAAGAGGTGTGATAAAGGAGCTACAGCTGGGAAAAAAGTGTCCATCTTGAGGGTGGAGAAGGATTTTATGAAGCCTGCATATTGTGCGAGTATTGGTGAAGGACTCGACGATGGGCTATTTGACG ATCTACTGGAGTTGGCTTTGCAGTTTGGATTGGTGATGATGTTTGCTTGTGCATTCCCTCCAGCATTTGCATTTGCGGTGTTG AACAACATTACGGAAATTAGGACGGATGCATTGAAGCTTCTTGTCATGTTGAGAAGGCCTGTTCCTCATGCTTCCGTGACAATTGGCGCTTGGATTAACATATTTCAG TTCCTGTTAGTGGTGTCAATTTGCACCAACTCTCTGCTTTTAGCGTGCTTATATGACCAGGAAGGAAAGTGGAAGGTTGAACCTGGACTAGCTGCAATTTTGATAATGGAACATCTTCtccttttcattaaatttggattCTCTCGCCTTGTTCCAGAG GAGCCTGCTTGGGTAAGAGCCAGTCGAATGAAGAATGCAGCAGAGGCACAAAACCGATACTCTCAGCAGCTTCTGAGGAGTATTTCCGGAGAGAGGAAAAGAGATTGA
- the LOC124918729 gene encoding serine acetyltransferase 5, giving the protein MPVQDLQKPSPATQAIENVVDDAEESGVWSQIKAEARRDAESEPALASYLYSTILSHSSLAGSLSFHLGNKLCSSTLLSTLLYDLFLSVLSTDASLRAAAVADLRAARQRDPACTSFSHCLLNYKGFLAIQAQRVAHKMWTQNRKPLSLAVQSRIADVFSVDIHPAARIGKGVLLDHATGVVIGETAVIGNNVSILHHVTLGGTGKQGGDRHPKIGDGVLIGAGATILGNVRIGEGAKIGAGSLVLIDVPPWTTAVGNPARLVGGKDKPNVHADVPGESMDHTSFISMWSDFVI; this is encoded by the coding sequence ATGCCAGTCCAAGACCTTCAAAAGCCTTCTCCGGCGACACAAGCTATCGAAAACGTCGTCGACGACGCCGAAGAATCCGGCGTCTGGTCTCAGATCAAAGCCGAAGCCCGCAGAGATGCCGAATCAGAGCCAGCTTTAGCAAGTTACCTCTATTCCACAATCCTATCCCACTCCTCCCTTGCCGGATCTCTCTCATTCCATCTCGGAAACAAGTTATGTTCATCCACCCTCCTCTCAACTCTCCTCTACGATCTCTTCCTCAGCGTCTTATCAACCGACGCTTCCCTACGTGCAGCGGCTGTCGCAGATTTACGCGCCGCCCGTCAACGTGATCCAGCTTGCACCTCGTTTTCTCACTGCCTTCTAAACTACAAAGGATTTCTCGCGATTCAAGCTCAAAGGGTTGCACACAAGATGTGGACCCAGAATCGAAAACCCCTTTCTCTTGCGGTTCAATCTCGAATCGCCGATGTGTTTTCCGTGGATATTCATCCGGCTGCACGGATTGGAAAAGGGGTGTTGTTGGATCATGCGACGGGTGTTGTGATTGGAGAGACGGCAGTAATTGGGAATAATGTTTCGATTCTTCATCATGTTACGCTTGGTGGTACAGGAAAACAGGGAGGTGATCGGCATCCGAAAATTGGGGATGGGGTTTTGATCGGTGCGGGTGCGACTATATTGGGTAATGTTAGAATTGGGGAAGGAGCGAAGATCGGTGCGGGTTCGTTGGTTTTGATTGATGTGCCGCCGTGGACGACGGCGGTGGGAAATCCGGCGAGGTTAGTGGGTGGGAAAGATAAGCCTAATGTACATGCGGATGTACCAGGAGAATCTATGGACCATACCTCTTTTATTTCTATGTGGTCTGATTTTGTCATCTGA
- the LOC124920539 gene encoding serine/threonine protein phosphatase 2A 55 kDa regulatory subunit B beta isoform-like isoform X2: MMDYSVSRHPEFRYKTEFQSHEPEFDYLKSLEIEEKINKIRWCQTANGSIFMLSTNDKTIKLWKVLEKKVKKISEMNIDPSKTAGNGSIGSSISSGLKPLPVNGSHPDKCFNSLTSDFTFPPGGISSLRFPVVTSHDTSLVARCRRVYAHAHDYHINSISNNSDGETFISADDLRVNLWNLEISNQSFNIVDVKPSNMEDLTEVITSAEFHPTHCNMLAYSSSKGSIRLIDLRQSALCDTHSKLFEEQEAPGSRSFFTEIIASISDIKFGKEGRYILSRDYMTLKLWDINMDSGPVTTFQVHEHLRPRLCDLYDNDSIFDKFECCLSGDGLRVASGSYSNLFRVFGSSTGSTEATSLEASKNPMRNQTQIPSRPSRSISSLTRVVRRENQGVDANGNAFDFTTKLLHLAWHPTENSIACAAANSLYMYYA; this comes from the exons ATGATGGATTATTCAGTTAGTAGACATCCAGAATTCCGCTACAAAACAGAGTTTCAGAGTCATGAACCAGAG TTTGATTATCTCAAGAGTTTGGAGATAGAAGAGAAAATCAACAAAATTCGATGGTGCCAGACAGCTAATGGTTCAATATTTATGCTATCTACCAATGATAAAACCATTAAGTTGTGGAAG GTTCTAGAAAAGAAGGTTAAGAAAATCTCTGAAATGAATATAGATCCTTCAAAAACTGCTGGAAATGGTAGCATTGGTTCGAGCATCTCTTCTGGCCTTAAACCATTGCCTGTAAATGGTAGTCACCCTGACAAATGCTTCAATAGTCTGACCAGTGACTTCACATTCCCACCAGGCGGAATTTCATCTCTACGTTTTCCAGTG GTAACAAGTCATGACACCAGCCTCGTTGCAAGATGTAGAAGGGTATATGCTCATGCACATGATTACCACATCAattctatttcaaataatag TGACGGTGAAACATTTATATCGGCTGATGACCTGCGGGTAAACCTTTGGAACTTGGAAATTAGCAATCAAAGCTTCAATATTGTTGATGTGAAGCCTTCAAATATGGAGGACCTAACTG AGGTGATAACATCAGCAGAATTTCATCCCACACATTGTAATATGTTGGCATATAGTAGTTCAAAAGGATCGATTCGCCTTATTGATTTGCGTCAATCAGCTCTATGTGATACCCACTCTAAGTT ATTTGAGGAACAAGAGGCACCTGGTTCAAGGTCTTTTTTCACTGAAATAATAGCATCAATTTCAGATATAAAATTTGGAAAGGAAGGCAGGTACATCCTGAGTCGTGATTATATGACACTTAAG TTGTGGGACATTAATATGGATTCGGGTCCAGTGACAACATTTCAGGTTCACGAGCATCTTAGACCCAGG CTTTGTGATCTTTATGACAATGACTCCATCTTTGATAAATTTGAATGTTGCTTGAGTGGAGATGGTCTCCGTGTGGCATCGGGTTCCTACAG CAATCTTTTCCGAGTGTTTGGATCTTCTACTGGAAGCACAGAAGCAACTTCATTGGAGGCTAGCAAAAATCCCATGAG GAATCAAACTCAGATTCCATCTAGGCCATCCCGATCCATTAGTAGTTTGACACGAGTTGTCAGACGAG AGAACCAAGGAGTGGATGCAAATGGGAATGCTTTTGATTTCACTACAAAATTGCTCCACTTAGCCTGGCATCCAACAGAAAATTCAATTGCTTGTGCGGCAGCTAACAGCCTATACATGTATTATGCATGA